Below is a genomic region from Phycobacter azelaicus.
CAGGTGGCGCTGCTGCTCGGCTCTGCCAACCGGGACGAGGCCGTTCTGGACGACCCCGAAGTGTTTGATCCGACCCGTCCAGCCACGCTGAACACCTCTTTCGGCGGCGGCATTCATTTCTGCGTCGGCGCGCCGCTGGCGCGGCTGGAAATGCAGATCGCCCTGCCGATCCTGTTCGCGCGCTGCCCGGACCTGCGCCTTGCAGAGGCGCCCGAGTATTCAAACAGCTACCATTTCCACGGGCTGATCCGGTTGATGGTGGAACGGTAAAGCGTTGGAAAGGTGCGGTTAGTCTAATACAGCACCTTGGCGCGCTCACACTTTGGGGTCCAAAGGCAGAAGCGTAGTGGACTTGATCTCCTCCATCGACAACAGCGCCGTTACATTGTGGACGCGCACCTCTGAAATCAGGGCCTGATAGAACTTGTCATAGGCCCGCGCGTTCTGCACGCGCACTTTGAGGATGTAATCGATGTCGCCCGCCAGCCGGTGCGCCTCCTGCACCTCGGGGCGGTCACGCAACGCCTTGAGAAAGGCCGCCTGCCACTCCGCTTCATGTTCCGACGTGCGGATCAGCACAAAGAAACAGG
It encodes:
- a CDS encoding Lrp/AsnC family transcriptional regulator, encoding MTVRIDATDRKILAELQRDASQSLDEIAKQVGSSKTPVWNRIRKLREAGVIGRQTVILDAEALGFEACFFVLIRTSEHEAEWQAAFLKALRDRPEVQEAHRLAGDIDYILKVRVQNARAYDKFYQALISEVRVHNVTALLSMEEIKSTTLLPLDPKV